The following are encoded together in the Flammeovirga agarivorans genome:
- a CDS encoding FAD:protein FMN transferase: protein MDNRKKNIIYSIILIVFIGLTYLYRSYNPPVNTHLHVRGVTFGVVPYNVKYIDEKGRALDQEIKNVLEDFNQSLSTYIPSSEISRFNSGMSFTYETDFFYPVLEDAKKVYEATNGSFDPTIQPLVKAWGFGPGKTPTIKDDQVDSIKAYVGFDKYITFDKKEVKKSKAGVELDFGAIAKGYAVDVVANLLKAQGIKNFMVEIGGEVVCSGVNEKDTTWKIGIDNPKFKEGTGEAISIIISLDNKALATSGNYRNFYVKDGKKYAHTLDPRTGYPVQHSLLSASVFSSSCMSSDAYATAFMVAGLEEAIKVVESDDDLEAIFIYDDEGTMKNYISKGAEKFIIQK, encoded by the coding sequence ATGGATAACAGGAAGAAAAATATTATTTATTCGATAATTCTAATAGTTTTTATCGGACTAACTTATTTATACAGAAGTTACAATCCTCCAGTAAATACACATTTACATGTTCGAGGTGTTACTTTTGGTGTAGTTCCTTACAACGTTAAATATATAGATGAAAAAGGAAGAGCATTAGATCAAGAGATTAAAAATGTACTAGAGGATTTTAACCAGTCGTTATCCACTTATATTCCATCTTCAGAGATTTCAAGGTTTAACTCAGGAATGTCTTTCACTTATGAGACAGATTTCTTTTATCCTGTGTTGGAAGATGCTAAAAAAGTTTACGAAGCTACCAACGGTTCTTTTGATCCTACAATTCAACCTTTAGTAAAAGCTTGGGGCTTTGGACCAGGTAAAACACCGACTATTAAAGATGATCAGGTGGATTCTATCAAGGCATATGTTGGTTTTGATAAATATATCACATTTGATAAAAAGGAAGTAAAAAAGTCGAAGGCAGGAGTAGAGCTTGACTTTGGTGCAATTGCTAAAGGTTATGCTGTAGACGTTGTTGCTAACCTATTAAAAGCACAAGGAATTAAAAACTTTATGGTTGAAATAGGAGGTGAGGTAGTTTGTAGTGGTGTAAATGAAAAGGACACTACTTGGAAGATCGGTATTGATAACCCAAAGTTTAAAGAGGGTACAGGCGAAGCCATTTCTATTATTATTTCATTAGACAATAAGGCCTTAGCTACTTCTGGTAACTACAGAAACTTCTATGTAAAAGATGGAAAAAAATATGCACATACTTTGGATCCAAGAACAGGTTACCCTGTACAGCACTCGTTATTAAGTGCTTCAGTATTTTCATCTTCTTGTATGTCTTCTGATGCTTATGCGACTGCATTTATGGTAGCAGGATTAGAAGAAGCAATTAAAGTAGTAGAAAGTGATGATGATTTAGAGGCCATCTTTATCTACGATGATGAGGGTACAATGAAAAATTATATATCCAAGGGAGCTGAAAAATTTATCATTCAGAAATAG
- a CDS encoding PepSY domain-containing protein, translated as MTLYQFHRKLSLIALLPLLAWTLSGVMHPLMSNFKPKVNQRLVVNQEEKDADQLLFTADSIIKINHWKDIQSFRLVNIDSNLYYQFKKSEGNIYVNTKNGDILPNGENVYISYLASLYSGESEDKIATITEQKTFNNEYVKIARILPVYKVEYQRMDGLKVFIDTNTDQMTYATNTLRSGYQAFFLWAHSWSFLDFNTTFRLFVLGVFITICFLAGVSGILVYTKFRKTYQRQQISKVPWQRRLHRSLGIGLSFSLLLFAFSAFMHMLPKYNALDKTSFTSPTSFTPEELTFDFDSIPKGWMNIQPIKLKDKVYYQVHYKKGRSISKRYYNVATQKELSQGDSIYAVHLAQRYSGLKSIRNITPVNKFANEYGFINKLLPVQKVQFEGEGNPRWYIDTKTSFVGAIIEDKSAISGFIFAYFHKYHVFDFLGKPIRDTIMSFFALGNFMVGILGFWMYLNTKSKKRKGRKRDKVLVS; from the coding sequence ATGACTTTGTATCAATTTCATCGAAAGTTAAGTCTTATCGCATTATTACCTCTATTAGCATGGACACTAAGTGGAGTAATGCACCCTCTTATGTCTAATTTTAAACCAAAAGTAAATCAACGTTTGGTGGTAAATCAAGAGGAAAAAGATGCGGATCAATTACTATTTACTGCAGATTCAATTATTAAAATTAATCACTGGAAAGACATACAATCTTTCCGCTTGGTTAATATTGACTCTAACTTATATTACCAATTCAAAAAGTCAGAAGGTAACATTTATGTAAATACAAAAAATGGTGATATTCTTCCAAATGGAGAAAATGTTTATATCTCCTATCTTGCCAGCTTATATTCTGGTGAGAGTGAAGACAAAATCGCTACAATCACTGAACAGAAAACGTTCAATAATGAGTATGTAAAAATTGCAAGAATCCTTCCCGTATATAAAGTCGAGTATCAAAGAATGGATGGACTAAAAGTATTTATTGATACAAACACAGATCAGATGACGTATGCTACAAATACATTGAGAAGTGGTTATCAAGCATTTTTCTTATGGGCTCATAGTTGGAGTTTCCTAGATTTCAATACTACATTTAGACTATTTGTTCTTGGAGTATTTATTACAATTTGTTTTTTAGCAGGTGTATCTGGAATATTAGTGTATACTAAATTTAGAAAAACCTATCAGCGTCAACAGATATCCAAGGTTCCTTGGCAACGAAGGTTGCACCGCTCATTAGGTATTGGTTTATCATTTTCATTATTACTATTTGCTTTCAGTGCATTTATGCACATGTTACCAAAATACAATGCTCTCGATAAAACTAGTTTTACTAGCCCAACATCATTTACGCCAGAAGAACTTACTTTCGACTTTGATAGTATTCCAAAAGGATGGATGAATATTCAACCTATAAAATTAAAAGATAAAGTGTACTATCAAGTACATTATAAAAAAGGACGTAGTATCTCAAAAAGGTACTATAATGTAGCAACTCAGAAGGAGCTTTCACAGGGAGATAGTATCTATGCAGTACATTTAGCCCAACGTTACAGTGGATTAAAGAGTATCAGAAATATCACTCCGGTAAACAAGTTTGCAAATGAGTATGGCTTTATCAACAAATTACTTCCAGTACAAAAAGTACAATTTGAGGGTGAAGGCAACCCAAGGTGGTATATTGATACCAAAACAAGTTTTGTAGGAGCAATTATCGAAGATAAGTCTGCTATCTCAGGGTTTATTTTTGCCTATTTCCATAAATATCATGTTTTTGATTTTCTAGGAAAACCAATTAGAGATACTATCATGTCATTTTTTGCTTTAGGTAATTTCATGGTGGGTATTTTGGGGTTCTGGATGTATCTCAACACAAAGTCTAAGAAAAGAAAAGGGAGAAAGAGAGACAAAGTATTAGTCTCTTAA
- a CDS encoding porin family protein, whose translation MKKVLTLITVFFGCTLSIYAQGVLGVRGGLSSSGLLVEDPNGGLVHGFVGGITYDVPMSQKFSLGIEVNYAQQGVYSLTDETMAGSIPMTPDQMLDVSYQMTGRTDIKLHYINIPIVAKYAFGDNGNFKLFGGGQIGFKLSQDVQWSDGEYTLTANGEDASHMLPEAAKAIYEQTGMMIPYTDEQMQAVAEGQEFKNIDISVVFGASYQFGDSPFGLDFRVNYGLTDINNSPDPELNGKDYMNNMNIQFTATYALWGHK comes from the coding sequence ATGAAAAAAGTTTTAACGCTAATTACCGTATTTTTTGGTTGTACATTATCTATCTACGCACAAGGAGTTTTAGGAGTCAGAGGTGGTTTATCTTCTTCTGGGTTATTAGTAGAAGATCCGAATGGCGGGTTAGTTCATGGATTTGTTGGAGGTATCACTTATGATGTTCCAATGAGTCAAAAATTTAGTTTGGGAATTGAGGTAAATTATGCTCAACAAGGAGTGTATAGTTTAACAGATGAAACTATGGCAGGATCAATACCAATGACTCCCGACCAAATGTTAGATGTATCTTACCAAATGACAGGTAGAACTGATATTAAATTACACTACATCAATATTCCTATTGTTGCAAAATATGCATTTGGTGATAATGGTAACTTCAAACTATTTGGTGGTGGACAGATTGGCTTTAAATTAAGCCAGGATGTACAATGGTCTGATGGTGAATATACATTGACAGCTAATGGTGAGGATGCCTCTCATATGCTACCAGAAGCTGCAAAAGCAATCTATGAACAAACAGGAATGATGATTCCTTACACAGATGAACAAATGCAAGCAGTCGCAGAAGGTCAAGAATTTAAAAACATTGATATTTCTGTAGTATTTGGTGCATCTTACCAATTTGGTGATTCACCATTTGGTCTTGATTTCAGAGTAAATTATGGGTTAACTGACATCAACAATAGTCCTGATCCAGAACTAAATGGAAAAGACTATATGAACAATATGAACATTCAATTTACGGCTACTTATGCCTTATGGGGACATAAATAA
- a CDS encoding TonB-dependent receptor, whose product MKSQLLGALLLILSIPSLHAQTLELSGKIQDKLSKEALVGVIVINQKDSKYTITDSEGNYSISVDQNDMIEFKYLGYLSTTMKASSIKSVISLSQDDYVLNQVVVSASRDAQKREEAPIAITSIGRTMLEETKAQSLDQVINKVPGVLMADLGSEQHMMAIRQPISTKSLFLYLEDGLPIRPTGIFNHNALNEMNMAVAQNIEVIRGPASALYGSEAIGGAINLITKTPSLVPTAQVQLRGDSYGYRRVDVTVEGTSKNGKFGASIGGYAAKRENGYLDHSDFDKTIVTAVLQYKVNESLVLKSNTTYMKYYSDMGSSLDSTSFYDRDFTSLHNFTKREIKLWRSTFTADKTWSENSKTVAKAFFRTNTLGQIPSYRIKNDWGNPSVAKGEVNESAFQSYGAVIQHNQKIPSLKTTIRVGASVDYSPTTFWANYIDVQRDENGRYVGYTSTDSVLTDYQTNLLNTGLYAQVEVNPIDRLFITAGVRSDHFKYDYTNNLGEEAFSGAPNSVNYFNAITPRVGATYTMLNGLGFYSNYSVGFMPPQVSELYRGVKVPTLEPSYYNNFEVGTWYTLPSGFGYVEGAYYNMSGKNEIVSVLQEDGSYENQNAGSTNHQGVEMALHFKPVSQLFVRVGGTYAEHTFEEFNTGKEDFSGNTMANAPNWIANMELTFKPRFLKGFRTSLEFQKVSVYYMDNQNTKKYDGYHVFNLRFGYQFKGLDTWFNIMNLTDELYATRVSKSSWGENYNLGAPRTFQLGIGYTISKNK is encoded by the coding sequence ATGAAATCGCAATTGTTAGGAGCTCTTCTATTGATTTTGAGCATCCCTTCTCTTCATGCCCAAACTTTAGAGTTATCAGGTAAAATTCAAGACAAATTATCTAAAGAAGCTTTGGTTGGTGTCATTGTTATCAATCAAAAAGATAGTAAGTATACTATCACTGATAGCGAAGGAAATTATAGCATCAGTGTAGATCAAAATGATATGATTGAATTCAAGTACTTAGGTTATTTAAGTACAACGATGAAAGCCAGTTCAATCAAATCTGTCATCTCTTTATCTCAAGATGATTATGTGCTTAACCAAGTTGTTGTTTCAGCCAGTAGAGATGCTCAAAAAAGAGAGGAAGCACCAATAGCTATTACATCTATTGGTAGGACAATGCTTGAGGAAACAAAAGCACAGTCATTAGATCAGGTCATCAATAAAGTTCCAGGTGTATTAATGGCCGATCTTGGTAGCGAACAACATATGATGGCTATTCGTCAACCGATATCAACAAAAAGCCTTTTCTTATATTTAGAAGATGGTTTACCTATCCGTCCTACAGGTATTTTTAATCATAATGCCTTGAATGAGATGAATATGGCAGTCGCTCAAAATATTGAAGTAATACGAGGGCCTGCTTCAGCATTATATGGTTCTGAAGCCATTGGAGGTGCGATAAATCTTATTACAAAAACTCCATCACTAGTGCCTACTGCCCAAGTACAATTAAGAGGTGATTCTTATGGTTACAGAAGAGTTGACGTAACAGTTGAAGGAACATCTAAAAATGGTAAGTTTGGTGCTAGCATTGGAGGCTATGCTGCAAAAAGAGAGAACGGATACTTAGATCACAGTGATTTTGATAAAACTATCGTTACCGCTGTTTTACAATACAAGGTCAACGAAAGTTTAGTCTTAAAATCTAATACTACTTATATGAAGTATTATTCAGATATGGGCTCTTCTTTAGACAGTACATCTTTTTATGATAGAGATTTCACTTCATTACACAACTTTACTAAAAGAGAAATTAAATTGTGGAGATCAACTTTCACTGCTGATAAAACTTGGTCTGAAAACAGTAAAACAGTCGCTAAAGCTTTTTTCCGTACGAATACATTAGGACAAATTCCTAGTTACAGAATTAAGAATGATTGGGGAAATCCAAGTGTTGCTAAGGGAGAAGTAAATGAAAGTGCTTTCCAAAGTTATGGAGCTGTTATACAACATAACCAAAAGATTCCTTCATTAAAAACAACAATAAGAGTTGGAGCAAGTGTAGATTACAGTCCAACTACTTTCTGGGCAAACTACATTGATGTACAAAGAGATGAAAATGGTAGATATGTAGGGTACACTTCAACGGATTCTGTACTTACAGATTACCAAACTAATTTATTGAATACTGGCCTTTATGCTCAAGTAGAAGTTAATCCTATTGATCGATTATTTATTACGGCAGGAGTTCGATCGGATCATTTCAAGTATGACTATACGAATAACTTGGGTGAGGAAGCTTTTTCAGGTGCTCCAAATTCAGTCAATTATTTTAATGCCATTACTCCAAGAGTAGGTGCTACTTACACTATGCTTAATGGACTTGGTTTCTACTCTAACTATAGTGTAGGTTTTATGCCTCCACAAGTTTCAGAATTATACAGAGGTGTAAAAGTTCCTACATTGGAACCTTCTTATTACAATAACTTTGAAGTAGGAACATGGTATACCCTACCAAGTGGATTTGGCTATGTGGAAGGTGCTTACTACAATATGTCGGGTAAAAACGAAATCGTTTCAGTACTTCAGGAAGATGGTTCTTATGAAAATCAGAATGCTGGCTCTACCAATCATCAAGGTGTAGAAATGGCCTTACACTTTAAGCCCGTTTCTCAACTTTTTGTTCGGGTTGGTGGTACCTATGCAGAGCATACTTTTGAAGAATTTAATACAGGTAAAGAAGACTTTTCAGGAAATACAATGGCCAATGCTCCCAATTGGATTGCCAACATGGAATTAACATTTAAGCCTCGATTCCTAAAAGGATTTAGAACATCATTAGAGTTTCAAAAAGTGAGTGTGTACTATATGGATAATCAGAATACGAAAAAGTACGATGGATACCATGTATTCAACTTACGATTTGGTTACCAATTTAAAGGCTTAGATACATGGTTTAACATCATGAACTTAACCGATGAGCTATACGCCACAAGAGTTTCCAAGTCATCTTGGGGAGAAAATTATAATTTAGGTGCCCCTCGTACTTTCCAATTAGGTATCGGCTATACAATCAGTAAGAATAAATAA
- a CDS encoding thioredoxin family protein, whose amino-acid sequence MFEIPNTVMTVQNIDELNLAIQENKKVILDFSTEWCPPCRVMKGTISNLSFELEGVAKVIKVDPEKLEAVAKNYNIKGIPYFIGLVDSKETGRAHGIVPIQQLKRLIHE is encoded by the coding sequence ATGTTTGAAATACCAAATACAGTAATGACTGTTCAAAATATAGATGAATTGAACTTGGCAATTCAGGAAAACAAAAAGGTAATTCTTGATTTCTCCACAGAATGGTGTCCGCCATGTAGAGTAATGAAAGGTACAATCAGTAATTTATCATTTGAGTTGGAAGGGGTTGCAAAAGTAATTAAGGTGGACCCAGAGAAATTGGAAGCTGTAGCGAAGAATTACAATATCAAAGGAATACCTTATTTTATTGGTTTAGTTGATTCAAAAGAAACGGGAAGGGCACATGGTATTGTTCCTATTCAACAATTAAAAAGATTAATTCATGAGTAA
- a CDS encoding AAA domain-containing protein yields MQKTLKTYQKRLANLSARNKSLYLPKAYTGQYVDLAHLDHLMHSPSHDIIKDVIRGKKNIPLCPVADSRDTQANKMSSQIRKVGKTAKFVLEEGGRHDLFLGYPFVHGRLMTGGNLRGPLLFFPIRLIVDNGNWYLQLREDTEVTFNKTLLLAISHHNNVQFSDDFLELTFEDFPKDPTEFLTMLYHTLEESNLELNFNQDTFGEFIKEFEPLNKVHFQEEYGEGQMKLFSEALIGIFPQSDSYLMPDYDNLLNKNEIKDLEGFFGTAGDHLDELGLKETYVGKANQEEELLSPYPMDASQEKVVKEIKGGQSVVVQGPPGSGKSQLICNLIADFTTRGKNVLVISQKRAALDVVYKRMKDIALGSFCAMVHDHRYDRGYIYQKIKDQIDALDKFREDNNSLGAMQLERNFALRSKQIDSSLTQLEEFREALYDTQECGISAKELYLRCNLKAEHTHLKGCYQEFDLSDLELYKKRLKTYLGFAQKLDHEDYIWKDRIPFSHFDSSAIVHMKEVIDEIIPFRDEVAKKIEDNIQVELSFDECLWILRQEEQVNKFMEIISDPDVYKMFNSIIKKRGRVPTQQDWNNHKKGCLSAFSYKGTDIEKTISEDELGNTIEWVTDAISDRSNPLLIIKWQFSKHKKQVITLLERNNLPNTVKGLQQLRDRLENRMNLTHHKNEMRKYQWLTEFPEAFEESVWDKWFKAGLKAIEARKIYTSLRSSVQFIELHNFSYDELWTKIDQLFKVINKIPEARQRWEKYLSPLEIEDILNNKIELDHLKETLEEDFDEICRFDTLKESFEPHEWAALRLIDGHMNGVHKYPIDEVIEYFENSLNISWLYHIETKHPVLRIVSNGAMEQLESNLQEAILEKRSIANDMTLVRLKERTYDKVEYNRLNNRVTYRDLYHQVNKKRSIWPLRKTFHKFQDEILDLLPCWLTSPEAASAIFPLIPFFDLVIFDEASQCFAEKGIPAMYRGAQVAILGDSQQLPPFDLYKPRWEEDDEYDLDPALEVDSLLDLGKQYLSEHYLMGHYRSESFDLIDFSNKYFYKNKLRFIPYYNKVKFNDRGIEFHHIENGIWKKGVNQEEAVAVVKQAKRLVDEGEKSIGIITFNHKQQELIQEIMDRINVNWPSDTIVKNIENIQGDERDHILLSVTYAFNENGKFNLQFGALSQEGGEKRLNVAITRARKKEYIFSSILPHQLKTEEVKNEGPKLLKEFLHYAKEVSEQGYRPTPYSDESWKFGKTLKDKIKKEEDMTEQLPFSSLTVVQNAVPTALLMTDDENYHQFISAKDAHGYFPIELKKKDWKFNRFYSRNLWKNKKKFKKNVALFVEDIDQERPS; encoded by the coding sequence GTGCAAAAGACCTTAAAAACCTACCAAAAAAGGCTTGCTAATCTATCTGCTAGAAACAAGTCCTTGTATTTGCCCAAGGCTTACACCGGACAGTATGTTGATCTTGCTCATTTAGATCATTTAATGCATTCTCCTTCTCATGATATTATTAAAGATGTAATTCGTGGTAAGAAAAATATTCCATTATGCCCTGTTGCGGATAGTAGAGATACTCAAGCCAATAAGATGAGTTCACAAATCCGAAAGGTGGGTAAAACTGCGAAGTTTGTCTTAGAAGAAGGCGGTAGACACGACCTATTTTTAGGGTACCCTTTTGTTCATGGTAGGTTAATGACAGGAGGTAATCTTAGAGGTCCACTACTTTTCTTTCCAATTCGATTAATAGTAGATAATGGTAATTGGTATTTACAGCTTCGAGAGGATACGGAAGTTACTTTCAATAAAACACTTTTGTTGGCCATTTCTCATCACAATAATGTACAGTTTAGTGATGACTTCCTGGAATTAACTTTTGAAGACTTCCCTAAAGATCCAACAGAGTTTCTTACCATGTTGTATCATACTTTAGAGGAATCCAATCTCGAATTAAACTTTAACCAAGATACATTTGGTGAGTTTATCAAAGAATTTGAGCCACTGAATAAAGTACACTTCCAAGAGGAATATGGTGAGGGGCAAATGAAGTTATTTTCAGAAGCATTGATTGGTATTTTCCCTCAATCGGATTCTTACCTAATGCCTGATTATGATAACCTTCTCAATAAAAATGAGATTAAAGATTTAGAAGGCTTTTTTGGAACTGCAGGTGATCATTTAGATGAACTTGGGCTAAAAGAAACCTATGTTGGAAAAGCCAACCAAGAAGAAGAACTATTATCGCCTTATCCTATGGATGCTTCACAGGAAAAGGTCGTTAAAGAAATAAAAGGTGGACAGTCTGTTGTGGTACAAGGCCCTCCAGGTAGTGGTAAATCCCAGCTAATTTGTAATCTGATCGCTGACTTTACTACAAGAGGGAAAAATGTATTGGTGATATCACAAAAAAGAGCCGCTTTAGATGTCGTTTATAAAAGAATGAAAGATATCGCTTTGGGGTCGTTCTGTGCCATGGTACATGACCATCGATATGACAGAGGGTATATCTATCAAAAAATAAAAGATCAAATCGATGCTTTAGATAAATTCCGAGAAGACAATAATAGTCTTGGAGCAATGCAATTGGAAAGAAATTTTGCATTAAGGTCTAAACAAATCGACAGTTCTCTTACACAATTAGAAGAATTTAGAGAAGCACTATACGATACACAAGAATGTGGTATTTCTGCCAAAGAACTTTATTTGAGATGTAACCTAAAAGCAGAGCACACACATTTAAAAGGGTGTTATCAGGAATTTGATTTATCAGACTTAGAACTATACAAAAAACGTCTGAAAACCTATTTAGGGTTCGCACAAAAACTAGATCATGAAGATTACATATGGAAAGATAGAATTCCATTTAGTCATTTTGATAGTAGTGCGATTGTTCATATGAAAGAAGTTATTGATGAAATAATTCCTTTCAGAGACGAAGTAGCAAAAAAGATAGAAGACAATATTCAGGTTGAATTGTCTTTTGATGAATGCCTATGGATTTTAAGACAGGAAGAACAGGTCAATAAATTTATGGAAATTATTTCCGACCCTGATGTCTATAAAATGTTCAATAGCATCATCAAAAAAAGAGGGAGAGTACCGACACAACAAGATTGGAATAATCATAAAAAGGGGTGTCTTTCTGCTTTTTCATACAAAGGAACTGACATCGAAAAAACCATCAGTGAAGATGAGCTAGGTAATACCATCGAATGGGTAACGGATGCTATTTCGGATAGAAGTAACCCATTACTGATTATTAAATGGCAATTCTCTAAACATAAGAAACAAGTAATTACCCTATTGGAAAGGAATAACTTACCTAATACTGTCAAGGGATTACAACAGTTAAGAGATCGTTTAGAAAATAGAATGAACCTGACGCATCATAAAAATGAGATGCGTAAATACCAATGGCTAACAGAGTTCCCAGAAGCATTTGAAGAAAGTGTTTGGGACAAGTGGTTCAAAGCAGGCCTTAAAGCAATTGAAGCAAGAAAAATTTATACTTCTCTTCGTTCTAGCGTCCAATTTATCGAACTACATAATTTTAGCTATGATGAACTGTGGACTAAAATTGATCAACTTTTCAAAGTCATCAATAAAATTCCTGAAGCGAGACAACGATGGGAAAAATACTTGTCGCCACTGGAAATTGAAGATATCCTAAATAATAAAATCGAGCTTGATCATCTAAAAGAAACGTTAGAAGAAGATTTCGATGAAATTTGTCGTTTTGATACCTTAAAGGAATCATTTGAACCACATGAATGGGCTGCACTCCGACTGATAGATGGGCATATGAATGGGGTACACAAATACCCTATTGATGAAGTGATCGAGTATTTTGAAAATAGCCTTAACATTAGCTGGTTGTACCATATTGAAACCAAACACCCTGTATTAAGAATTGTATCCAATGGTGCGATGGAACAATTGGAAAGTAACTTACAGGAAGCTATTCTTGAAAAAAGATCTATTGCCAATGATATGACTTTGGTTCGATTAAAGGAAAGAACGTACGACAAAGTAGAATACAATCGATTAAACAATAGAGTCACATATAGAGACTTATACCATCAAGTAAATAAGAAAAGAAGTATTTGGCCTTTAAGAAAAACATTCCATAAGTTCCAGGATGAAATCTTAGACCTTCTTCCTTGTTGGTTAACTTCTCCGGAGGCAGCATCAGCTATATTCCCTCTGATTCCGTTCTTTGACCTTGTTATTTTTGATGAAGCATCACAGTGTTTTGCCGAGAAGGGAATTCCTGCCATGTATAGAGGTGCACAAGTGGCTATCTTAGGCGATTCTCAACAATTACCTCCATTTGACTTGTACAAGCCAAGGTGGGAAGAAGACGATGAATACGATTTAGACCCTGCCTTAGAAGTCGATAGTTTACTAGATCTTGGTAAGCAATATCTATCAGAACACTATCTGATGGGACATTACAGAAGTGAATCGTTTGATCTTATTGATTTCTCTAATAAGTATTTCTATAAAAATAAACTTCGCTTTATACCTTATTACAATAAGGTGAAGTTCAACGATAGAGGTATTGAGTTTCATCATATAGAAAATGGAATTTGGAAGAAGGGTGTCAACCAGGAAGAAGCTGTGGCTGTGGTAAAACAAGCCAAGAGACTCGTCGATGAAGGAGAAAAAAGCATTGGTATTATCACTTTCAATCATAAACAACAAGAATTGATTCAAGAGATCATGGATAGAATCAATGTCAATTGGCCTTCGGATACCATCGTTAAAAACATTGAGAATATTCAAGGAGATGAAAGAGATCATATCTTACTTTCTGTTACTTATGCCTTTAATGAAAATGGAAAATTCAATTTACAATTCGGTGCTCTAAGTCAAGAAGGAGGAGAAAAAAGGCTTAATGTAGCCATTACAAGAGCTAGAAAAAAAGAATATATATTTAGCAGCATTCTCCCCCATCAATTAAAAACCGAGGAAGTAAAGAATGAAGGTCCTAAGTTACTGAAAGAATTTCTTCACTATGCAAAAGAAGTTAGTGAGCAAGGATATAGACCTACTCCATATTCTGATGAAAGCTGGAAATTTGGTAAAACACTAAAAGATAAAATTAAGAAAGAAGAAGATATGACAGAACAACTTCCTTTCTCTTCATTAACTGTTGTACAAAATGCAGTTCCTACTGCTTTATTGATGACCGATGATGAAAATTATCATCAGTTTATTTCAGCGAAAGATGCTCATGGTTATTTCCCTATCGAATTGAAAAAGAAGGATTGGAAATTTAATCGTTTCTACAGTCGAAACCTTTGGAAAAACAAAAAGAAATTTAAGAAAAACGTTGCTCTTTTTGTTGAAGATATTGATCAAGAAAGACCCTCTTAA
- a CDS encoding DoxX family membrane protein — METIKKYALIGLRLLVAIILIQTLRFKFTAHPDSVYIFTTVGLEPFGRISIGILELIASILILIPRTTWFGAVLTLGIIGGAIMMHLTILGIEVNGDGGTLFLLALITELSAGIVFWNEKDSIPYFNQIAYKVNN; from the coding sequence ATGGAAACCATAAAAAAATATGCGTTAATAGGATTAAGGCTTTTAGTAGCGATAATATTAATACAAACATTAAGATTTAAGTTTACAGCTCACCCTGATAGTGTTTATATATTTACAACAGTAGGATTAGAACCTTTTGGACGAATTAGTATTGGCATTTTAGAATTAATAGCTAGTATACTTATTTTGATACCTCGTACAACTTGGTTTGGAGCTGTACTCACTTTAGGGATTATTGGTGGAGCTATTATGATGCACCTTACCATATTAGGTATAGAAGTAAACGGCGATGGAGGAACGTTATTTTTATTGGCTTTAATTACAGAATTAAGTGCTGGTATTGTTTTTTGGAACGAAAAAGACAGTATTCCTTATTTCAATCAGATTGCTTATAAAGTAAATAACTAA